A single window of Acinetobacter wuhouensis DNA harbors:
- a CDS encoding 4-phosphoerythronate dehydrogenase, protein MKIVADENLAFTEYFFAEFGDIHQAAGRSLSHDNVIDAEALLVRSVTKVNEQLIQNTPLKFVGSATIGTDHLDISAIEAQQIAWSNAAGCNAQAVAEYVITALLKLNPTLLSQNNQFTLGIIGLGNVGSRLAYMAKLLGWNVIGYDPFVQHHDIQQVELEELLKNSDAITTHVPLTKLGDYPTYHLINAETLAMVKPETILINSARGPVIEEAALIQDILQTKRKVVLDVFEHEPEISQQLLDLVTIVTPHIAGYSLEGKARGTQMIYEAFCKTFDYPAHKKFESQLPACDQYFYGNSIKQTLKHHLSDIYNISRDDQNLRACLKDGKVDQKAFDYLRKTYPLRREWAAHGGPKA, encoded by the coding sequence ATGAAAATTGTTGCAGATGAAAATCTCGCATTTACCGAATATTTTTTTGCTGAATTTGGCGATATTCATCAAGCAGCAGGGCGTAGTTTAAGTCATGACAATGTGATAGATGCTGAAGCATTATTGGTACGGTCAGTCACAAAAGTGAATGAACAACTGATTCAAAATACACCACTTAAATTTGTGGGCAGTGCCACAATTGGTACCGACCATCTCGACATATCAGCAATCGAAGCACAGCAAATTGCTTGGTCAAATGCAGCAGGGTGTAATGCACAAGCTGTGGCAGAATATGTCATCACTGCATTATTAAAATTGAATCCAACACTTTTATCGCAGAATAACCAATTTACTTTAGGCATTATTGGTTTGGGGAATGTGGGTTCACGTTTGGCTTATATGGCGAAACTTTTGGGTTGGAATGTCATCGGCTATGATCCTTTTGTACAGCATCATGATATTCAACAGGTTGAATTAGAAGAATTACTCAAAAATTCAGATGCAATCACGACACATGTGCCATTAACAAAATTAGGTGATTACCCAACCTATCATTTGATCAATGCAGAAACTTTGGCAATGGTAAAGCCTGAAACTATTCTGATTAATTCAGCACGTGGCCCAGTTATTGAAGAAGCTGCTTTAATTCAAGATATTCTTCAAACAAAACGTAAAGTCGTACTGGATGTGTTTGAACATGAGCCTGAAATTTCACAACAATTATTAGATTTAGTGACCATCGTGACACCACATATTGCAGGTTACAGCTTGGAAGGCAAGGCACGTGGTACACAAATGATTTACGAAGCCTTTTGTAAAACTTTTGATTATCCTGCACATAAAAAATTTGAATCACAACTTCCTGCATGTGATCAGTATTTCTATGGCAATAGTATTAAACAAACTTTGAAGCATCATTTGTCTGATATTTATAATATTTCACGTGATGACCAAAATCTACGAGCATGTTTAAAAGATGGCAAGGTTGATCAAAAAGCTTTTGATTATCTCCGTAAAACCTATCCTTTGCGCCGTGAATGGGCAGCGCACGGAGGTCCTAAAGCATGA
- the epmA gene encoding EF-P lysine aminoacylase EpmA: MSESVNYQPTCDLKALKARAKMYAQLRQFFAERDVLEVETPVLSQAGVTDVHLASVQAQRHVQGKKQMHYLQTSPEFAMKRLLASGSGAIYQICKVFRDDEHGRKHNSEFTMLEWYRPEFSLKDLMLEVTDLLNVVLAERFGEVRPTIYSYKHAFMDRLDLNPLQATLKELKDACRRVGLNLDLGDDRLGYIDLLFSHMVEPSLGFDTPVFLTDFPPEMASLAKTRIDEDGELVAARFELYIEGLELANAYDELIDANVLRGRFEVDNAEREKLGLHVMPIDEYLLAALPNMPECSGIALGIDRLLMVVTNQMKLEKVVSFTADVS; encoded by the coding sequence ATGAGTGAATCTGTAAATTATCAGCCGACTTGCGATTTAAAAGCATTAAAAGCCCGTGCCAAAATGTATGCTCAACTTCGTCAGTTTTTTGCGGAACGTGATGTGTTGGAAGTGGAAACACCTGTACTTTCGCAAGCAGGCGTGACCGATGTGCATTTGGCTTCTGTGCAGGCACAGCGTCATGTACAAGGCAAAAAACAGATGCATTATCTACAGACTTCCCCTGAATTTGCCATGAAGCGTTTGCTTGCAAGTGGCAGTGGGGCGATTTATCAAATCTGTAAAGTCTTTCGTGATGATGAGCATGGGCGTAAGCACAACAGTGAATTCACCATGTTGGAATGGTATCGTCCTGAGTTTTCATTGAAAGATTTGATGTTGGAAGTGACCGATTTACTCAATGTGGTTTTGGCTGAGCGTTTTGGTGAAGTTCGCCCAACGATTTACAGTTATAAGCACGCCTTTATGGATCGTTTGGATTTAAATCCATTGCAAGCGACTTTAAAGGAATTAAAAGATGCTTGTCGCCGTGTCGGTTTAAATTTGGATTTGGGTGATGATCGTCTAGGCTACATAGACCTATTATTTTCTCACATGGTTGAGCCAAGTTTAGGTTTCGATACACCTGTGTTTTTAACGGATTTTCCACCTGAAATGGCGTCACTTGCCAAGACACGTATTGATGAAGATGGGGAATTGGTTGCAGCTCGTTTTGAGTTGTATATCGAAGGTTTGGAACTTGCCAATGCTTATGATGAACTGATTGATGCAAATGTATTGCGTGGTCGTTTTGAAGTGGATAATGCTGAGCGTGAAAAGTTGGGCTTACATGTGATGCCGATAGATGAGTATTTGCTTGCCGCATTACCAAATATGCCTGAATGTTCTGGAATTGCTTTGGGGATTGATCGTTTATTGATGGTGGTGACCAATCAAATGAAGCTCGAAAAAGTGGTGAGTTTTACAGCGGATGTGTCGTGA
- a CDS encoding ISNCY family transposase, with product MLITMSDKEIQRLAVLQDVRDHRITQVRAAEILNLSTRQITRLLQKLNQDGVSGMTHASRGQPGHHRHDDLLKSQCLSIISEHLLGFGPTLAHEKLSSMFDLNIPVETVRRWMTANDLWIPRSKRLKRPYQPRYNRDCFGELIQIDGSYHDWFEGRATKCCLLVYIDDATGKLLHLRFCEAETTFDYMLSTRAYIEQYGKPLAFYSDKHSVFRVNQKSSQDSKITQFGRILNELNIDIIFANSPQAKGRVERANRTLQDRLIKEMRLEGICSIAEANAWLPCFIEQFNQKFAKCARNSKNLHRPLTESDLELDDIFTWQEPRKVTKNLTITYDKCIYLLEPTELNHKLAGQYIAFLEYPDGTVALMHEGRKLNYSIFNKLAGLQQNEIVENKRLGSVLAHIQQQHEELEKQNKRSRAKKSMPSRKAQKAVVEQRNLNPVLDSCG from the coding sequence ATGCTGATCACTATGTCTGACAAAGAAATTCAACGTCTTGCAGTTCTGCAAGACGTTCGAGATCATCGTATTACCCAAGTCCGTGCTGCTGAAATCCTGAATCTTTCCACCCGTCAAATTACCCGGTTATTGCAGAAGCTCAATCAAGATGGTGTTTCAGGCATGACGCATGCCAGTCGTGGTCAACCGGGCCATCATCGCCATGACGATTTATTAAAATCGCAATGTCTTTCCATTATTTCTGAACATCTGCTGGGCTTTGGACCTACCTTGGCGCATGAGAAGCTCAGCAGCATGTTTGACCTGAATATCCCGGTAGAAACGGTTCGGCGCTGGATGACTGCAAATGACCTTTGGATTCCGCGATCCAAACGTCTAAAACGCCCATACCAGCCACGCTATAACCGTGATTGCTTCGGTGAGCTGATCCAGATTGATGGCTCATATCATGACTGGTTTGAAGGAAGAGCCACCAAATGCTGTTTGCTGGTTTATATCGATGATGCTACCGGCAAGCTGTTGCATCTGCGCTTTTGTGAGGCTGAAACGACCTTTGACTATATGCTTTCAACCCGAGCCTACATTGAGCAATACGGCAAGCCCTTGGCCTTTTACAGCGATAAACACTCGGTATTCAGAGTGAATCAGAAATCCAGCCAAGACAGCAAGATCACGCAATTTGGGCGGATTCTGAATGAGTTAAACATTGATATTATCTTCGCCAACTCCCCACAGGCGAAGGGTCGCGTAGAGCGAGCGAATAGAACCCTTCAGGACCGTTTGATCAAGGAGATGCGCCTGGAAGGCATCTGTTCGATTGCAGAAGCAAATGCCTGGTTGCCCTGCTTTATTGAGCAGTTCAATCAGAAGTTCGCCAAATGTGCGCGAAACTCAAAGAACCTGCATCGTCCATTAACCGAATCTGATCTTGAACTGGATGATATTTTTACCTGGCAGGAACCGCGTAAGGTCACCAAGAACCTGACGATTACCTATGACAAATGTATTTATCTGCTTGAACCGACAGAGCTGAATCATAAGCTTGCTGGGCAATACATTGCATTTCTGGAGTATCCGGATGGCACTGTGGCCCTCATGCATGAAGGACGAAAGCTCAACTACAGCATCTTCAATAAATTGGCTGGGCTACAGCAAAATGAGATTGTTGAGAATAAACGGTTAGGTTCAGTCCTGGCGCATATTCAACAGCAGCATGAAGAACTAGAAAAACAGAATAAACGTTCCCGGGCCAAGAAAAGTATGCCAAGTCGTAAAGCTCAGAAAGCTGTTGTTGAACAAAGAAACTTAAATCCTGTGCTTGACTCTTGTGGTTAA